Proteins encoded by one window of Phytohabitans houttuyneae:
- a CDS encoding YkvA family protein, whose amino-acid sequence MRSWLIGLAIAAGCVVASWALLLLLARRLPPGVLRDLAAFIPDCVTTVRRLRKDPRVPRRAKVAIVVAGIWVASPIDLIPEFLPVIGPLDDIVVVALALRYAGRQVPREVLLAAWPGDPRLLERLLGKAEKTEGRGSD is encoded by the coding sequence GTGCGGAGCTGGCTGATCGGACTGGCCATCGCGGCCGGGTGTGTCGTCGCCAGCTGGGCGTTGCTCCTGCTGCTGGCCCGCCGGCTGCCGCCGGGAGTGCTCCGGGACCTCGCCGCGTTCATCCCGGACTGCGTGACGACCGTGCGGCGGCTGCGCAAAGACCCGCGCGTGCCGCGGCGGGCCAAGGTGGCGATCGTCGTGGCCGGGATCTGGGTGGCCAGCCCGATCGACCTGATCCCCGAGTTCCTGCCGGTCATCGGCCCGCTCGACGACATCGTCGTGGTGGCGCTCGCTCTGCGGTACGCCGGCCGCCAGGTGCCCCGGGAGGTCCTCCTCGCCGCCTGGCCCGGCGACCCGCGGCTGCTCGAACGCCTGCTGGGCAAGGCAGAAAAGACTGAGGGGCGCGGGTCGGATTGA
- a CDS encoding alpha/beta fold hydrolase, giving the protein MPGIRSVRVRRALPVAAVTFALLAAATVWVAWPESKVYSTEEQIVTVRSGPGGDERVDLDTTLYLPSDREGAVPAVLLAHGFGGTKESVRTDAEDLAGLGYAVLAYTARGFGRSGGEIHLDSPDYEVRDAQRLIDWLAARPEVRKDAGGDPRVGVVGGSYGGGLALMLAAQDQRVDAIVPMITWNDLARSFLPEATGADPVGGVFKKGWAGLFFGGSAGIGTDPTCGRFARDVCEMYQRTATTGRATPEAVALLRRSSPSTVLDRIKAPTLLIQGEADTLFPLSEADANARGIAANGTPVRVAWFTGGHDGGDGPRTDRDRVRFLTGQWLDHYVKGEGDAPANSFTWSRVAGFDAMDRGLVTNGYSADDYPGLAGTATERVALAGPPQPIANPPGGNPAAISTVPGGGGLVSAASEVGGLIGDLPGQHAIFQSEPLASAVDIAGAPTVSIRAASPTGEAVLFVKLYDVDEGGAATLPGGIVAPVRLTGLPADPAQARAVTVTLPAIVRRVEAGHRLRVVVATSDQGYATPAEPALYTVALGGDGITVPTVTGEPIPTTAVLWRWVLAGLIAAVLLGLAVVLLVVRRRHRRADSTIREEYAQTPLVVSQLRKEYADGFVAVSNVDFKVERGQVVGLLGPNGAGKTTTLRVLMGLTQPSGGEIYVFGHRLVSGSPVLSRLGALVEGPGFLPHLSGLDNLRAYWRATGRPERDARLDEAVEIAGLGDSIHRKVRKYSHGMKQRLAIAQAMLGQPELLVLDEPTDGLDPPQIAEMRRVLKRYATGGRAVLVSSHLLAEVEQTCTHAVVVNKGEIVASGPVEDIVGDSPTVRLDVSDVDAAEAVLQGLSGVRSVTGDGPNGLVVDINGTARSEVVAELVRAGVGVDRVVPRRRLEDAFLALVGDNSRGSGDR; this is encoded by the coding sequence ATGCCAGGCATCCGGTCCGTCCGCGTGCGCCGCGCCCTGCCCGTTGCCGCGGTCACGTTCGCCCTGCTCGCGGCCGCCACGGTGTGGGTGGCCTGGCCGGAGTCGAAGGTGTATTCGACCGAGGAGCAGATCGTCACCGTCCGTTCCGGGCCGGGCGGCGACGAGCGGGTCGACCTGGACACGACGCTTTACCTGCCCAGCGACCGGGAAGGTGCGGTGCCGGCGGTGCTGCTGGCACATGGCTTCGGTGGCACCAAGGAGAGCGTGCGCACGGACGCGGAAGATCTCGCGGGGCTCGGCTACGCGGTGCTGGCGTACACGGCGCGCGGCTTCGGGCGCAGCGGCGGCGAGATCCACCTGGACAGCCCCGACTACGAGGTGCGCGACGCCCAGCGGCTGATCGACTGGCTCGCCGCCCGTCCCGAGGTGCGCAAGGACGCCGGCGGTGACCCGAGGGTGGGTGTGGTCGGCGGCTCGTACGGCGGCGGCCTCGCCCTCATGCTCGCCGCCCAGGACCAGCGGGTCGACGCGATCGTCCCGATGATCACGTGGAACGACCTGGCCCGCTCGTTCCTCCCCGAGGCCACCGGCGCAGACCCGGTCGGCGGCGTGTTCAAGAAGGGGTGGGCCGGGCTCTTCTTCGGCGGCAGCGCCGGCATCGGCACCGATCCCACCTGCGGGCGCTTCGCGCGGGACGTCTGCGAGATGTACCAGCGCACCGCCACCACCGGCCGGGCCACCCCCGAAGCAGTCGCGCTGCTGCGCCGCTCCAGCCCTTCGACGGTGCTCGATCGGATCAAGGCGCCCACCCTGCTGATCCAGGGCGAGGCGGACACGCTCTTCCCGCTCTCCGAGGCGGACGCCAACGCGCGTGGCATCGCGGCCAACGGCACGCCGGTGCGCGTCGCCTGGTTCACCGGTGGCCACGACGGCGGCGACGGTCCCCGCACCGACCGCGACAGGGTGCGATTTCTGACCGGGCAGTGGCTCGACCACTACGTCAAGGGCGAGGGCGACGCGCCCGCCAACAGCTTCACCTGGTCGCGCGTCGCCGGCTTCGACGCGATGGACCGCGGCCTCGTCACCAACGGCTACTCGGCCGACGACTACCCCGGCCTCGCCGGCACGGCCACGGAGCGGGTGGCGCTGGCCGGCCCGCCGCAGCCGATCGCCAACCCGCCGGGTGGCAACCCCGCCGCCATCTCCACCGTGCCGGGTGGGGGTGGCCTGGTCAGCGCCGCCTCCGAGGTGGGTGGGCTGATCGGCGACCTGCCCGGGCAGCACGCCATCTTCCAGTCGGAGCCGCTCGCCTCGGCGGTCGACATCGCGGGTGCACCCACCGTCTCCATCCGCGCCGCGTCGCCCACCGGCGAGGCGGTGCTCTTCGTCAAGCTCTACGACGTCGACGAGGGTGGCGCCGCCACGCTTCCCGGCGGCATCGTCGCCCCGGTACGGCTGACCGGCCTGCCCGCCGACCCCGCCCAGGCGCGCGCGGTCACCGTGACGCTGCCGGCGATCGTGCGGCGGGTCGAGGCCGGACACCGGCTGCGGGTCGTCGTGGCCACCTCCGACCAGGGGTACGCCACGCCGGCCGAGCCCGCCCTCTACACGGTCGCCCTCGGCGGGGACGGGATCACCGTGCCGACGGTCACCGGCGAGCCGATCCCCACGACAGCGGTGCTGTGGCGCTGGGTGCTCGCCGGGCTGATCGCCGCCGTGCTGCTGGGGCTCGCGGTGGTCCTCCTGGTCGTGCGGCGCCGGCACCGCCGCGCCGATTCGACAATCCGGGAGGAGTACGCGCAGACGCCGCTCGTGGTCAGCCAACTGCGCAAGGAGTACGCGGACGGCTTCGTAGCGGTATCCAATGTGGACTTCAAGGTCGAGCGGGGCCAGGTCGTCGGCCTGCTCGGTCCGAACGGCGCGGGCAAGACCACCACCCTGCGCGTGCTGATGGGCCTGACCCAGCCCAGCGGTGGCGAGATCTACGTCTTCGGCCACCGGCTCGTGTCCGGCTCGCCGGTGCTGTCCCGCCTCGGCGCGCTGGTCGAGGGGCCGGGCTTCCTGCCGCATCTGAGCGGCCTGGACAACTTGAGGGCGTACTGGCGGGCGACCGGCCGGCCGGAGCGGGACGCGCGGCTCGACGAGGCCGTGGAGATCGCCGGGCTCGGCGACTCGATCCACCGCAAGGTGCGCAAGTACAGCCACGGCATGAAGCAGCGCCTGGCCATCGCGCAGGCCATGCTGGGCCAGCCGGAGCTGCTGGTGCTCGACGAGCCGACCGACGGGCTCGACCCGCCCCAGATCGCCGAGATGCGGCGGGTGCTCAAGCGGTACGCCACCGGCGGTCGGGCGGTGCTCGTCTCCAGCCACCTGCTCGCCGAGGTGGAGCAGACCTGCACGCACGCGGTGGTGGTCAACAAGGGCGAGATCGTGGCGTCCGGCCCGGTCGAGGACATCGTCGGCG